In the genome of Methanococcus voltae, the window TGTTATAATCATAGACAATATCATAAACAAAAATCCGAACGGAAAAAGCCACAATATATTAAAATACCCTTTTCTAATCATTAAACCTTTTGCAGCACCATAGCTTATGGTTTGTTTTATAAATTTTTTCACAGTCGAGCGTGTATGATAATGGCTGACTATATTTGGATTAGTGTATAGTTTAAAACCTTCTTTTATAAGGTGCAAATTAAATTCAAAGTCCTGACCTGTTATAAAATCAGTGTCAAACAAAATTCCACTTTCTTTTATCATTTTTGTGTCATACATTCCATAAACAACAGTGTTTGAAAAAAATCCTTCTTTTGCATACCAAAAAGAACTACCGCCAGATAAAGGCGTGGAGTAAATAACTTTTGCAACTTCAGCACTCATGTTTTCGGATATCTTGTTTATAATACCCCCAACACCTACGAGTTTTGTTTCTTCGTTCTTTATCTTTTGATAGGTCTCCACATTATTTTTTAAAAAGTCATGTTCAGGATATGCGTGAGCTCCAAAAATTATAAAGAAATCCCCATTTGCGTTTTTAATTCCTTCATTAAATGCGTAAACCTGCTTACGCTTTTCATTTGTGTAAATCTTTATATTTTCAAAATTATGCTTTTTTTGTAACTCTTTAATCAGTTCCACTGTCTTATCCGTACTTTTCCCATCAAAAATTAGTATTTCATAATTTTCTTTTGGATAATCTTGGTTAAACCATTTTTCAAGACATTTTGTAATATATTTTTCCTCGTTGAAAGTAGGAATTATTATTGAAATAAAATTCATAGTATTACCTTTTTATTTCTTAATTTATTATTTAGCCTTATTTTTATTAAATATTATTTTATTTTTTATTATTTCTTATTTTATTAAATTTTAATCCAAAACTTTGCCCATTTTTAACACAAGTAACCTATAAAAAATTTTAAAACCTATCATCACATTAGTGCCCCTCGCCATGGAGTATTCTGTGTAAATTGTTTGAATTGGCACCTCTCCGATATTAAGCTTATTCCTTTTAGCAATAATAAGGGCTTCTGAACATGTTTCATATCGTTTTGCCCTAAGTTGCTCTGAGAGTACTTTTAAAGCACTCTTAGAAAATGCACGGAGTCCGCTCTGGCTGTCTGTAACATAATATCCACCAAGTAAAAAAGTGATAAAACTAAGTCCGAGGTTTCCAACTTTTTTTGTCAATGGCATATTTTTAAATTCTTTTGGATTTTTTATCCGGCTACCTACAACATACTCTTTTGAATTATCCAATATCGGTTTTACTACTTTTTCGATATCTTCAGGTGCGTGCTGACCGTCTGCGTCAAAGGTAACTGCTACATCGGCACCTAATTCGTAAGCTTTTTTTAATCCTGTAATTGTAGCACCGCCAACTCCTTTATTCTTTTCGTGCTTTATTGCAATTACGTTATAACCCTTCTGCTTACTTTCTTCTTCCAATTCTTTCATAAGTTTGTAGGTGTTATCTTTGCTACCATCGTCAACGATTATTATATTATCGTAGTTATGATTTTGTAAATTGTTTACAACGTTTTTAATCATTTTTTCTTCGTTGTAAGCGGGAATTATTAAATATATCAATTTATCAGCCATAATTTAACCAATCTAACCTTTTAATTTCCTATACTTATCATATGCTTTTAAATTATATATTAAATTATAGGATATAATTTTAAAAATAGGGTAAAAATAAGATAAAATAAAAATAAGATAAAATAAAATAAAAAAATAAGAGCTAAAATTTAAGAATTAAGAATTAAGAAATAATCAAAAATTAATTATTTTCTTTTTCTTCAAAAACTAAGGCATAATTACAAATATGTAAATCAACATTTCCTTCTTCGGCTAAATTTTTTAAATGGAATCCTTTTTTAGCAGTTTCGATTATTAAGTCTTGGTTATCTCCTTTGCAAGTACCGATATCTAAAATTATCCTTTTTGAATTTAAACCGGAGTTATTAACGCTTTTAATTCTAGCATTTAATACTTGAGCCTTACAATTTGAACATTTGGTACAGTTTAAGGTTTTTCCTTGTGCTTCCAAACATACGTTTTCAGGCCTAATACTTAAATAAATATCATATTTACCATTTAGTGAATTTATAAGTTCATTTATAAGTTCATTATATTCTTTATTCTCACTTATATCTGCGTTTATATCTATTTTTTGGATATTTAATGAATCTAATGACTTTGCACCATTTAAAGAATTTAAGCTATTTAAGCTATTTGTGTTATTTAAACTATCCAATAATTTTTTTTGAGGGATTTTGACACATAATGATTTACTCTTAAAAATTAT includes:
- a CDS encoding glycosyltransferase, producing MNFISIIIPTFNEEKYITKCLEKWFNQDYPKENYEILIFDGKSTDKTVELIKELQKKHNFENIKIYTNEKRKQVYAFNEGIKNANGDFFIIFGAHAYPEHDFLKNNVETYQKIKNEETKLVGVGGIINKISENMSAEVAKVIYSTPLSGGSSFWYAKEGFFSNTVVYGMYDTKMIKESGILFDTDFITGQDFEFNLHLIKEGFKLYTNPNIVSHYHTRSTVKKFIKQTISYGAAKGLMIRKGYFNILWLFPFGFLFMILSMIITGLFIFIYIIAVLIDTIRLLVKTREPLYVALPILLFLFHCLISYGFFKGLIKGNSTFK
- a CDS encoding glycosyltransferase family 2 protein; translation: MADKLIYLIIPAYNEEKMIKNVVNNLQNHNYDNIIIVDDGSKDNTYKLMKELEEESKQKGYNVIAIKHEKNKGVGGATITGLKKAYELGADVAVTFDADGQHAPEDIEKVVKPILDNSKEYVVGSRIKNPKEFKNMPLTKKVGNLGLSFITFLLGGYYVTDSQSGLRAFSKSALKVLSEQLRAKRYETCSEALIIAKRNKLNIGEVPIQTIYTEYSMARGTNVMIGFKIFYRLLVLKMGKVLD